Proteins found in one Leishmania major strain Friedlin complete genome, chromosome 35 genomic segment:
- a CDS encoding conserved hypothetical protein (previous protein_id=AAZ14342.1) produces the protein MLRTGTATARSAAVSSRGVRQRSHGLSPRQVDMRVGKTTTKPVAGLPSAGALPLFVQAPFQRWCNAGGDRTSHGVRRFRPSTSALHSGHLRCSERCLSVCSKDEAPSTASRNVSVSTIGARLAAKDLADAEEELRRLQENVDAFAGSSSFRQEERHPSGGVAPSAAPLTSSSPVPREAVASTTTADVEGNATIADGNDDRSGGDAVPEWPEPTLEDIDRSIPQVDCEFIASLIRSRNLRRDEFLTKKEAVKQRVEELTKKMTPTVNEAVKLPFVGGLRLGWLSKLRGGDEAEGSESGLVATSTEAPVVASAAVLETLSAEEKNLLHTTRPEYDDGFVLLDCRTVNEVTSWGIIEGAKVLPAHELFEAFHATPEEFVQDYGFAKPRPEDIIICYCQYGPRSLMAAQILSWMGYLKVMHFRDGYYEWSKQYNLLLRRWMEHDKESGNELRRLATFRAGLELQREIAPEFNALPMQEARQYLRDTTRSPGKLVVGDGLRLEAYKMVAKLKEGQAPPSLPHVLDNGIAPSGSRGAAESQTTRTRRLGEQQLTRFLEQATGLDPEKELRRPALSMNMSEAQATVLDSLAYGHELGASPDAKTSPVSPPPRRN, from the coding sequence AtgctgcgcaccggcacTGCCACCGCTCGCTCAGCCGCGGTCTCCAGTCGCGGCGTGAGGCAGCGCAGTCACGGCCTGTCGCCACGTCAGGTCGACATGCGTGTCGGCAAAACGACGACGAAACCAGTCGCTGGTCTCCCCAGTGCTGGTGCCCTGCCGCTTTTCGTGCAGGCCCCCTTTCAACGGTGGTGTAACGCGGGAGGCGATCGAACAAGCCATGGAGTGCGGCGATTCAGACCGAGCACCAGTGCTCTGCACAGCGGCCATCTCCGCTGCAGTGAACGctgcctgtctgtgtgtagCAAGGATGAAGCGCCGAGCACGGCCAGCCGAAATGTCAGCGTCAGTACCATTGGCGCGAGGCTTGCCGCGAAGGACCTCGCGGATGCGGAGGAGGAACTCCGCCGCCTTCAGGAAAACGTTGACGCCTTCGccggctcctcctcttttcggcaagaggagaggcaccccagcggcggtgtcgcgccCAGTGCGGCGCCACTGACGTCGTCCTCGCCTGTGCCGAGGGAAGCGGTCGCTTCGACAACCACCGCCGACGTGGAAGGCAATGCAACAATCGCTGACGGGAATGACGatcgcagcggtggcgacgctgTGCCCGAGTGGCCGGAGCCGACGCTGGAAGATATTGACCGCTCCATCCCGCAAGTGGACTGCGAGTTTATCGCCAGCCTCATCCGAAGTCGCAACCTCCGCCGTGACGAGTTCCTCACCAAGAAGGAAGCCGTTAAGCAGCGCGTAGAGGAGCTCACCAAGAAGATGACGCCGACTGTAAACGAGGCCGTCAAGCTACCTTTTGTAGGCGGGCTCAGGCTTGGCTGGCTCAGTAAGCTGAGGGGCGGCGATGAGGCAGAGGGGAGCGAGAGTGGGCTGGTGGCCACGAGCACCGAGGCGCCGGTTGTtgcgtcggcagcggtgctggagaCGCTGAGCGCGGAAGAGAAGAACCTGCTGCATACAACTCGCCCCGAGTACGACGATGGCTTTGTTCTACTCGATTGCCGCACCGTGAACGAAGTGACTTCGTGGGGCATTATAGAGGGCGCCAAGGTACTGCCCGCCCACGAGCTCTTCGAAGCCTTTCACGCGACGCCGGAGGAGTTCGTGCAGGACTACGGCTTTGCCAAGCCGCGGCCAGAGGACATCATTATTTGCTACTGCCAGTACGGACCGCGCTCGCtgatggcggcgcagatTCTAAGCTGGATGGGCTACCTAAAGGTTATGCACTTCAGGGACGGCTACTACGAATGGAGCAAGCAGTACAACCTTCTCCTGCGGCGATGGATGGAGCATGATAAGGAGAGCGGCAACGAgcttcgccgcctcgctACCTTTCGCGCCGGCCTTGAGCTGCAGCGTGAGATCGCCCCCGAATTTAACGCACTACCGATGCAGGAGGCCCGCCAGTACCTGCGAGACACGACGCGCAGCCCTGGTAAGTTGGTGGTGGGAGATGGTCTGCGGCTGGAGGCGTACAAGATGGTGGCGAAGCTGAAAGAGGGAcaagcaccgccgtcgctgcctcATGTTCTTGACAATGGCATTGCCCCAAGCGGTAGCAGGGGTGCTGCGGAGAGCCAGACCACCCGAACGCGTCGTCTCGGGGAACAGCAACTGACACGATTTCTCGAGCAGGCGACCGGCCTTGACCCGGAGAAGGAGCTCCGTCGGCCAGCCCTCTCTATGAACATGAGCGAAGCCCAGGCGACGGTGCTGGACTCCTTGGCGTATGGGCACGAGCTGGGTGCCTCGCCGGACGCCAAAACATCGcccgtgtcgccgccgccgcgacggaaCTAG
- a CDS encoding putative NADH-dependent fumarate reductase (previous protein_id=AAZ14343.1), with product MADGKTSASVVAVDAESAAKERDAAARAMLQDGGVSPVGKAQLLKKGLVHTVPYTLKVVVADPKEMEKATADAEEVLQSAFQVVDTLLNSFNENSEVSRINRMPVGEEHQMSAALKHVMACCQKVYNSSRGAFDPAVGPLVRELREAAHKGKTVPAERVNDLLSKCTLNASFSIDMNRGMIARKHADAMLDLGGVNKGYGIDYTVERLNSLGYDDVFFEWGGDVRASGKNQSIQPWAVGIVRPPALADIRTVVPKDKRSFIRVVHLNNEAIATSGDYENLIETPASKVYSSTFDRASKNLLEPTEAGMAQVSVKCYSCMYADALATAALLKNDPAAVRRMLDNWRYVRDTVTDYTTYTREGERVAKMLEIATEDAEMRAKRIKGSLPARVIIVGGGLAGCSAAIEAANCGAQVILLEKEPKLGGNSAKATSGINAWGTRAQAKQGIMDGGKFFERDTHRSGKGGNCDPCLVKTLSVKSSDAVKWLSELGVPLTVLSQLGGASRKRCHRAPDKSDGTPVPVGFTIMKTLENHIVNNLSRHVTVMTGITVTALESTSHVRPDGVLVKHVTGVRLIQASGQSMVLNADAVILATGGFSNDHTPNSLLQQYAPQLSSFPTTNGVWATGDGVKMASKLGVALVDMDKVQLHPTGLIDPKDPSNRTKYLGPEALRGSGGVLLNKNGERFVNELDLRSVVSQAIIAQDNVYPGSGGSKFAYCVLNETAAKLFGKNFLGFYWNRLGLFQKSDSVAGLAKLIGCPEANVMATLKQYEELSSKKLNPCPLTGKNVFPCVLGTQGPYYVALITPSIHYTMGGCLISPSAEMQTKDNSGVTPVRRPILGLFGAGEVTGGVHGGNRLGGNSLLECVVFGKIAGDRAATILQKKNTGLSMTEWSTVVLREVREGGVYGAGSRVLRFNMPGALQKTGLALGQFIGIRGDWDGHRLIGYYSPITLPDDVGVIGILARADKGRLAEWISALQPGDAVEMKACGGLIIERRFADRHFFFRGHKIRKLALIGGGTGVAPMLQIVRAAVKKPFVDSIESIQFIYAAEDVSELTYRTLLESYEKEYGSEKFKCHFVLNNPPAQWTDGVGFVDTALLRSAVQAPSNDLLVAICGPPIMQRAVKGALKSLGYNMNLVRTVDETEPTSAKI from the coding sequence ATGGCGGATGGAAAGACCTCTGCATCTGTGGTGGCGGTCGATGCCGAGAGCGCGGCAAAGGagcgcgacgcagctgcccgcgcgatgctgcaggacggcggcgtctcACCAGTCGGAAAGGCTCAGCTGTTAAAGAAAGGCCTCGTGCACACGGTTCCGTACACCCTCAAAGTCGTCGTGGCGGACCCcaaggagatggagaaggccACTGCAGATGCGGAGGAAGTGCTCCAGAGTGCCTTCCAGGTGGTCGACACCCTCCTCAACAGCTTCAACGAGAACAGCGAGGTGTCCCGCATCAACCGAATGCCGGTCGGTGAGGAACACCAGATGTCTGCGGCTCTGAAGCATGTGATGGCCTGCTGTCAGAAAGTCTACAACTCGTCGCGCGGCGCCTTCGACCCCGCCGTCGGCCCGCTCGTCcgagagctgcgcgaggctgCCCATAAAGGCAAgacggtgccggcggagCGCGTCAACGACCTCCTCAGCAAGTGCACGCTGAACGCTAGCTTCTCCATTGACATGAACCGTGGCATGATCGCCCGCAAGCACGCGGACGCGATGCTGGACCTTGGTGGTGTGAACAAGGGCTACGGCATCGACTACACCGTCGAGCGCCTCAACAGCCTCGGCTACGACGACGTCTTCTTCGAGTGGGGCGGTGATGTGCGTGCCAGTGGCAAGAACCAGTCGATTCAGCCCTGGGCCGTCGGCATCGTGCGCCCACCCGCTTTGGCGGACATTCGCACTGTGGTGCCGAAGGACAAGCGGTCCTTTATCCGGGTGGTGCACCTCAACAACGAGGCCATCGCCACCAGCGGTGACTACGAGAACCTGATTGAGACCCCCGCCTCCAAAGTGTACTCGTCGACCTTTGATCGGGCATCCAAGAACCTGCTGGAGCCGACCGAGGCGGGCATGGCGCAGGTCTCCGTGAAGTGCTACAGCTGCATGTACGCCGATGCcctggccaccgccgcgctccTCAAGAACGACCCGGCGGCCGTCCGCCGCATGCTGGACAACTGGCGCTACGTGCGCGATACCGTCACCGACTACACCACCTACACTCGTGAGGGCGAGCGTGTTGCCAAGATGCTCGAAATCGCTACGGAGGATGCGGAGATGCGCGCGAAGCGCATCAAGggctcgctgccggcgcgtgTGATCATCGTTGGTGGAGGCCTGGCCGGTTGCTCGGCTGCGATCGAGGCGGCCAACTGTGGCGCGCAGGTGATtctgctggagaaggagccAAAGCTCGGTGGCAACAGCGCCAAAGCAACGTCCGGCATCAACGCCTGGGGAACCCGtgcgcaggcgaagcagggCATCATGGACGGCGGCAAGTTCTTTGAGCGCGACACGCACCGCTCCGGCAAGGGTGGCAACTGCGATCCATGCCTCGTCAAGACGCTATCTGTAAAGAGCTCCGACGCGGTGAAGTGGCTGTCCGAGCtgggcgtgccgctgacggtgcTGTCGCAGCTCGGCGGCGCGAGCCGCAAGCGTTGCCACCGCGCGCCAGATAAGTCGGACGGTACCCCGGTCCCAGTCGGCTTCACCATCATGAAGACCCTGGAGAACCATATCGTCAACAACCTCAGTCGCCATGTTACTGTGATGACGGGCATTACCGTAACAGCGCTGGAGAGCACGAGCCATGTCCGCCCTGATGGCGTCCTTGTGAAGCACGTGACGGGCGTCCGTCTCATCCAGGCCAGCGGGCAGTCCATGGTGCTGAACGCCGACGCTGTCATTctcgccaccggcggcttCTCGAACGACCACACGCCAAACtcgctcctgcagcagtaCGCGCCGCAACTGTCGTccttccccaccaccaacggTGTATGGGCCACCGGTGATGGCGTGAAGATGGCGAGCAAGCTGGGCGTGGCGCTGGTAGACATGGAtaaggtgcagctgcacccgACCGGTCTCATTGACCCCAAAGACCCGTCGAATCGCACCAAGTACCTCGGCcccgaggcgctgcgtggcTCCGGTGGCGTGCTGCTGAACAAGAACGGCGAGCGCTTCGTGAACGAGCTGGACCTGCGCTCCGTCGTGTCACAGGCGATTATCGCGCAGGACAACGTCTACCCCGGGTCCGGCGGCAGCAAATTCGCGTACTGTGTGCTGAATGAGACCGCGGCGAAGCTCTTCGGCAAGAACTTCCTCGGCTTCTACTGGAATCGCCTCGGTCTCTTCCAGAAGTCAGATAGCGTCGCTGGCCTGGCGAAACTGATTGGCTGCCCTGAGGCGAATGTGATGGCAACCCTGAAGCAGTACGAGGAACTCTCATCCAAGAAGTTAAACCCCTGCCCGCTGACTGGCAAGAACGTGTTCCCTTGTGTGCTGGGTACTCAAGGACCCTACTACGTCGCCCTCATCACGCCGTCGATCCACTACACCATGGGTGGCTGTCTCATCTCGCCCTCGGCGGAGATGCAGACGAAAGACAATAGCGGTGTAACCCCCGTTCGTCGTCCGATTCTGGGCCTCTTTGGCGCTGGCGAGGTGACGGGCGGCGTGCACGGTGGCAACCGTCTCGGCGGCAACTCGCTGCTGGAGTGCGTCGTGTTTGGCAAGATCGCCGGCGACCGCGCGGCCACGATTCTGCAGAAGAAGAACACGGGGCTATCCATGACGGAGTGGTCGACCGTGGTGTTGCgtgaggtgcgcgagggTGGCGTGTACGGTGCCGGCTCACGCGTGCTGCGCTTCAACATGcccggcgcgctgcagaagACTGGCCTTGCTCTTGGTCAGTTTATCGGTATTCGCGGTGACTGGGACGGCCACCGACTGATCGGCTACTACAGCCCCATCACGCTGCCGGACGATGTCGGTGTGATTGGCATCCTCGCCCGCGCCGACAAGGGCCGCCTGGCGGAGTGGATCTCTGCCCTGCAGCCTGGAGACGCGGTGGAGATGAAGGCGTGCGGTGGCCTCATCATCGAGCGCCGCTTCGCTGACCGCCACTTCTTTTTCCGTGGCCACAAGATTCGCAAGCTCGCCCTCATCGGTGGCGGCACGGGTGTCGCGCCGATGCTGCAGATTGTGCGGGCTGCGGTGAAGAAACCCTTCGTGGACTCGATCGAGAGCATTCAGTTCATCtacgccgccgaggacgtATCGGAGCTGACGTACCGCACGCTGCTTGAGAGCTACGAGAAGGAGTATGGCTCTGAGAAGTTCAAGTGTCACTTCGTTCTCAACAACCCTCCCGCTCAGTGGACcgacggcgtcggcttcGTTGATACCGCTTTGCTACGCTCCGCCGTGCAGGCGCCATCCAACGACCTTCTGGTGGCCATCTGCGGTCCGCCGATCATGCAGCGTGCGGTCAAAGGTGCCCTCAAGAGTCTCGGCTACAACATGAACCTCGTGCGCACGGTGGATGAAACAGAACCCACCTCGGCCAAGATTTAA
- a CDS encoding putative NADH-dependent fumarate reductase (previous protein_id=AAZ14344.1) has product MSRVAPSVNRVVIVGSGLAGQSAAIEAAREGAKEVVLIEKEGRLGGNSAKATSGINGWGTAVQKAAGVHDSGELFEKDTFVSGKGGTCQPELVRTLSDHSAEAIEWLSSFGIPLTAITQLGGASRKRCHRAPDKPDGTPLPIGFTIVRALENYIRTNLSGTVLIESNARLISLIHRKESDVEVVQGITYATQTGSGEEQTRELQARAVILATGGFSNDHTPNSLLQQYAPQLSSFPTTNGVWATGDGVKAARELGVALVDMDKVQLHPTGLLNPKDPNAKTLFLGPEALRGSGGVLLNKNGERFVNELDLRSVVSQAIIAQDNVYPGTESRRYAYCVLNDAAADAFGRSSLNFYWKKMGLFAEAADVAALAALIGCPEETLKHTLSEYEKISSGQKPCPKTGKEVFPCVLGTQGPYYVALVTPSIHYTMGGCLISPAAEILDEQMHPIPGLFGAGEVTGGVHGGNRLGGNSLLECVVFGRIAGRQAARHLGTPVS; this is encoded by the coding sequence ATGTCTCGAGTAGCCCCTTCAGTAAATCGTGTCGTCATCGTCGGCAGCGGACTTGCAGGGCAGTCCGCGGCGATCGAGGCCGCCCGCGAGGGCGCTAAGGAAGTTGTCCTCATTGAGAAGGAAGGGCGGCTGGGCGGCAACAGTGCCAAGGCCACGTCTGGCATCAATGGCTGGGGCACGGCAGTGCAGAAGGCCGCCGGCGTGCACGACAGCGGTGAACTCTTTGAAAAGGATACGTTCGTCTCTGGCAAGGGTGGCACCTGTCAGCCAGAGTTGGTGCGGACGCTGTCCGACCACAGTGCAGAAGCCATCGAGTGGCTTTCTTCATTTGGCATCCCGCTGACCGCCATCACGCAACTCGGCGGTGCGAGTCGCAAGCGCTGCCACCGTGCCCCAGACAAGCCGGACGGGACTCCGCTGCCGATCGGTTTCACCattgtgcgtgcgctggagaacTACATTCGCACAAACCTGTCCGGCACCGTGCTCATCGAAAGCAATGCGCGTCTCATCTCACTGATACACAGAAAGGAGAGCGACGTGGAGGTGGTGCAAGGCATCACGTATGCCACGCAAACTGGAAGCGGCGAGGAGCAGACTCGCGAACTGCAGGCCCGTGCCGTCATTctcgccaccggcggcttCTCGAACGATCACACGCCCAACtcgctcctgcagcagtaCGCGCCGCAACTGTCGTccttccccaccaccaacggTGTATGGGccaccggcgacggtgtAAAGGCGGCACGTGAGCTGGGCGTGGCGCTGGTAGACATGGAtaaggtgcagctgcacccgACCGGCCTGCTGAATCCGAAAGATCCGAACGCCAAGACACTCTTCCTCGGCcccgaggcgctgcgtggcTCCGGTGGCGTGCTGCTGAACAAGAACGGCGAGCGCTTCGTGAACGAGCTGGACCTGCGCTCCGTCGTGTCACAGGCGATTATCGCGCAGGACAACGTCTACCCCGGCACGGAGAGTCGCCGCTACGCGTATTGCGTACTGAACGACGCGGCTGCTGACGCGTTTGGGCGCAGTTCGCTGAACTTCTACTGGAAAAAGATGGGGCTCTTTGCTGAGGCTGccgacgtcgccgcgctTGCGGCTCTCATTGGATGTCCGGAAGAAACCTTGAAGCACACGCTCTCCGAGTACGAGAAGATCTCCAGCGGCCAAAAACCGTGCCCGAAGACTGGAAAAGAAGTGTTCCCTTGTGTGCTGGGTACTCAAGGGCCCTACTACGTCGCCCTCGTCACGCCGTCGATCCACTACACCATGGGTGGCTGCCTCATCTCACCTGCAGCAGAGATCCTGGATGAGCAGATGCACCCGATTCCGGGCCTCTTTGGCGCTGGCGAGGTGACGGGCGGCGTGCACGGTGGCAACCGTCTCGGCGGCAACTCGCTGCTGGAGTGCGTCGTGTTCGGTCGTATTGCTGGGCGTCAAGCTGCACGCCACCTCGGCACACCGGTGTCTTAG
- a CDS encoding putative pre-mRNA splicing factor ATP-dependent RNA helicase (previous protein_id=AAZ14345.1), with protein sequence MEAKHSSRNPLTGKEYSSRYFTLLKGREHLPIFAAKSRIQKLVSQYQTLLLVGETGSGKTTQVPQYILELNPEHGIACTQPRRVAATSVSERVAEEMDVELGEEVGYSIRFDDKSSEKTRLKYLTDGMLLREAMTDPLLSRYSVIVLDEAHERTVSTDILIGTLKELLPKRPDLRIVVMSATLEEKRFQEYFSEAPLVHISGRMYGVEVYNSKAPEANYVEAAIRTATQIHLYEGEGDILIFLTGEDEIETTVERLQNGIRMAEHSSANCHHGPVAVLPLYSALPPSQQRKVFQTVVEGTRKIVVATNVAETSLTIDGVVFVIDCGFSKQKVFNPKLRVESLLVTPISQASARQRCGRAGRTRPGKCFRLYTAKSFHSALQPNTYPEILRCNLGSIVLHMKKMGIEDLVNFDFVEPPAPETLMRALELLNYLGALDDDGNLTEEGNSMSEFPVDPEMASMLFHSPKFGCSEDIARICAMLSVQNPFITPSNDQRGRAMRCREQFYHPTGDHISYLNTFNVFYEMKNQSSSWCTENYINPRVMKQAVNIYRQLVGILRRLNLPICSTYTAQQCRLRGDAAPAELEFANEVRRAIVKGYFTKVALSLPTKHQFMTLKDDVKCLLFPSTYLNRRPKFVVFNELVLTSNTYIRTVTAVSEDWLLESSPSYFAQDEFEGITKQVFDEVFRRQSKERERRSKRARTPSDD encoded by the coding sequence ATGGAGGCgaagcacagcagccgcaatCCTTTAACGGGAAAGGAATACAGCTCCCGGTACTTTACTCTTTTGAAAGGGCGCGAACACCTCCCTATTTTTGCAGCCAAGTCGCGTATTCAAAAGCTGGTGAGTCAGTATCAGACGCTGCTTCTTGTCGGAGAGACAGGTAGTGGAAAGACAACTCAGGTTCCTCAATACATTTTGGAGCTCAATCCGGAGCACGGAATTGCTtgcacgcagccgcggcgtgtCGCGGCAACAAGTGTGAGTGAGCGCGTGGCTGAAGAGATGGATGTTGAGCTCGGCGAGGAGGTAGGCTACTCTATTCGTTTCGATGACAAGAGTTCTGAGAAAACACGGCTGAAATACCTGACAGATGGTATGCTTCTGCGCGAGGCGATGACGGATCCGCTGTTGAGTCGCTACAGTGTCATTGTTCTCGATGAAGCTCACGAGCGCACTGTATCGACAGATATTTTGATAGGCACCTTGAAGGAACTTCTTCCAAAAAGACCAGATCTCCGCATTGTGGTGATGTCTGCGACCCTCGAAGAAAAGCGCTTTCAGGAGTATTTTTCCGAGGCGCCACTTGTCCATATTTCCGGCCGTATGTATGGTGTTGAGGTGTACAACTCAAAGGCACCTGAAGCTAACTACGTGGAGGCGGCCATTCGCACAGCAACGCAGATTCATCTGTACGAAGGCGAGGGCGACATCCTTATTTTTTTGACTGGCGAAGATGAAATCGAAACGACTGTGGAACGCCTGCAAAACGGTATCAGAATGGCAGAGCATAGCAGCGCCAACTGCCACCACGGGCCCGTTGCGGTCTTGCCCTTGTACTCTGCCCTACCCccgtcgcagcagcgaaagGTGTTTCAGACAGTTGTGGAGGGAACGCGCAAGATAGTTGTGGCGACAAACGTGGCCGAAACTTCATTGACAATCGACGGTGTGGTTTTCGTGATCGACTGCGGCTTTTCGAAGCAAAAAGTTTTCAATCCGAAGCTTCGAGTGGAATCGCTGCTTGTAACGCCAATTAGTCAAGCGAGTgctcggcagcgctgcggtcGGGCCGGGCGTACGAGGCCAGGAAAATGCTTTCGACTCTATACAGCAAAATCTTTTCACTCTGCTCTGCAGCCCAACACATACCCTGAAATTCTTCGTTGCAACCTCGGCAGTATTGTTTTGCATATGAAAAAAATGGGTATCGAGGATTTGGTGAACTTCGACTTTGTGGAGCCGCCGGCGCCCGAGACGCTGATGCGCGCGTTGGAGTTGCTGAATTACCTCGGCGCACTGGATGACGACGGCAATCTGACCGAGGAAGGAAATTCGATGTCAGAGTTTCCGGTCGATCCGGAAATGGCATCAATGCTTTTTCACAGCCCTAAGTTTGGATGTTCTGAGGATATTGCACGAATTTGCGCTATGCTGTCGGTGCAAAATCCATTCATTACTCCCTCAAATGACCAGCGAGGCCGTGCAATGCGGTGCCGCGAACAGTTCTACCATCCAACAGGGGACCACATTTCGTACCTGAACACATTCAATGTGTTCTACGAGATGAAGAACCAGAGCTCCTCTTGGTGCACCGAGAACTACATCAATCCTCGGGTTATGAAGCAGGCGGTGAACATTTACCGCCAACTTGTCGGAATCTTGCGACGTCTGAATTTGCCTATTTGCAGCACGTACacagcgcagcagtgccgttTGCGGGGTGATGCCGCTCCAGCGGAGTTGGAATTCGCAAATGAGGTGCGTCGCGCCATAGTGAAAGGGTACTTCACGAAGGTGGCGCTATCTCTTCCGACAAAGCACCAGTTTATGACGCTTAAAGACGATGTTAAGTGCCTTCTTTTTCCATCGACATACCTGAACCGCCGCCCCAAATTTGTGGTATTTAACGAGCTAGTCCTCACGAGCAACACGTATATTAGAACGGTAACAGCTGTCTCCGAAGACTGGCTGCTCGAGTCGAGCCCTTCGTACTTCGCCCAGGATGAGTTTGAAGGCATTACGAAGCAGGTTTTTGATGAGGTTTTCCGAAGGCaaagcaaagagagagagcgtcGTTCGAAACGGGCACGGACACCCAGTGATGACTAG
- a CDS encoding conserved hypothetical protein (previous protein_id=AAZ14346.1) — translation MKLFFAAVLIAVFAVILVSAGMTESDFKRMKVKDLRAFLQDRGLECAGCQEKSDFVRMAYQHRDTNPVGSAVKREIPNKKFWEAWGDIAKNECQNAVRRRGNDEGTEPFSTICDTIHSAVDSYLMQHGRRVANQLKKTPQDLLRTSFKDVYFEAGSHLFQMLADYCLGSPSLQKACQSLGSVMSAMDGSSGADFRIWTTNVGIENTNPMYEIIDGRDDL, via the coding sequence ATGAAACTCTTCTTTGCAGCAGTTTTAATTGCCGTTTTTGCCGTCATCTTGGTGTCGGCTGGCATGACCGAGTCTGATTTTAAGAGGATGAAGGTTAAGGATCTTCGTGCTTTCTTGCAGGATCGCGGGCTGGAGTGTGCAGGATGCCAGGAGAAGAGCGATTTTGTCCGCATGGCGTACCAGCACCGCGACACAAACCCAGTCGGAAGTGCGGTAAAGCGTGAAATCCCCAACAAAAAGTTTTGGGAGGCATGGGGTGATATCGCGAAAAATGAGTGTCAGAATGCTGTGAGGCGGCGTGGGAACGATGAGGGTACCGAGCCATTTTCCACTATTTGCGACACCATCCATTCTGCAGTTGATTCTTACTTGATGCAGCACGGAAGACGTGTTGCCAATCAACTCAAGAAGACGCCCCAGGACCTGCTGAGGACCTCGTTCAAAGATGTTTACTTTGAGGCTGGCTCTCACCTCTTTCAGATGCTGGCGGATTACTGCCTCGGGTCTCCTTCGTTGCAGAAAGCGTGTCAGTCCTTAGGGTCTGTCATGAGCGCAATGGATGGTTCTTCTGGTGCAGATTTTCGAATTTGGACTACCAATGTCGGGATTGAAAATACGAATCCCATGTACGAAATCATCGATGGGCGTGACGATTTGTGA
- a CDS encoding putative short chain dehydrogenase (previous protein_id=AAZ14347.1), producing the protein MKSVFITGGNRGIGLETARQMGKLGYYVIISCRDEEKAKAAIEKVSAEGVKADYVIMDVVDESSVAKAAAEVSKKVNGVLDALINNAGKAAPSGDMSRVNLDEMRRCYEVNVIGTVCVTNHFLEMVKKSSAGRIVNVGSIKGSCQLEVTALSHTPYNCSKAALNMYTVNLASSLKDTNVKVNCAHPGWVKTDMGGPQAPLEVTEGAETSVYLATLPADGPTGGFFHKRDRLPW; encoded by the coding sequence atgaAGTCCGTGTTCATCACCGGCGGGAACCGCGGGATCGGACTGGAGACGGCGCGCCAGATGGGCAAGCTTGGGTACTATGTAATCATTAGCTGCCGCGAtgaggagaaggcgaaggccGCCATTGAGAAGGTATCTGCAGAGGGTGTGAAGGCTGACTACGTAATCATGGACGTGGTGGATGAATCCTCTGTTGCGAAGGCAGCTGCGGAGGTGTCCAAGAAGGTCAACGGCGTTCTCGATGCGCTCATCAATAACGCTGGAAAAGCCGCTCCTTCCGGCGACATGAGCCGCGTCAACCTCGATGAGATGCGGAGGTGCTATGAGGTGAACGTGATCGGCACTGTATGCGTGACAAACCACTTCCTGGAAATGGTGAAGAAGTCCTCCGCTGGTCGGATTGTGAACGTTGGGTCCATCAAGGGGAGCTGCCAGCTGGAAGTCACCGCACTGAGCCACACTCCATACAACTGCTCGAAGGCTGCCCTGAACATGTACACTGTGAATCTGGCAAGCTCGCTGAAGGATACGAACGTGAAAGTGAATTGCGCTCATCCCGGGTGGGTGAAGACGGACATGGGTGGCCCCCAAGCACCATTGGAAGTCACTGAGGGAGCGGAGACGAGCGTGTACCTCGCTACGCTGCCGGCCGATGGCCCCACCGGTGGGTTCTTCCACAAGCGCGATCGTCTGCCCTGGTAG